One genomic window of Sulfurovum lithotrophicum includes the following:
- a CDS encoding bifunctional 2-C-methyl-D-erythritol 4-phosphate cytidylyltransferase/2-C-methyl-D-erythritol 2,4-cyclodiphosphate synthase, whose protein sequence is MSDITLILLGAGNSTRFKSEVKKQWLYSGDIPLWLSVAERFGAMELFAKIIIVSSAEDIGLMKHYADYTYVQGGETRQASLKNGLEDVTTEYVLVSDIARCCVPEAMIRRILDARKEASCIVPVLPVTDTLYLAQTPLDREQVRIIQTPQLSVTKTLKEALQTDHVFTDDSSAVASMGEKVYFVEGAHEAHKLTTIDDLKKLPCIKAPSKRTLTGFGLDIHPFEERKPMVLCGVQIDVDYGFKAHSDGDVAIHALIDALLGAAGMGDIGELYPDTDESYAGADSTRLLSDTVRKIRTHGFDIGNVDMTILAQAPRLLPYKEKMKHSIASLLGIRPHLVNIKATTAEKLGFVGRKEGVTVHAVANLTYHNWKEK, encoded by the coding sequence GTGTCTGATATCACATTAATACTGCTTGGGGCAGGCAACTCCACACGATTCAAGAGCGAAGTGAAAAAACAGTGGCTCTACAGCGGAGATATCCCTTTATGGCTCTCTGTGGCTGAGCGTTTCGGAGCCATGGAGCTCTTTGCAAAAATTATCATTGTCTCCTCTGCCGAAGATATCGGGCTTATGAAACACTATGCGGACTATACCTATGTTCAGGGCGGAGAGACAAGGCAGGCGTCACTGAAAAACGGCCTTGAAGATGTTACGACTGAGTATGTTCTTGTCTCGGATATCGCCAGATGCTGTGTGCCAGAAGCAATGATACGCCGTATTCTCGATGCCAGAAAAGAGGCAAGCTGCATTGTTCCGGTCCTCCCTGTTACCGATACGCTCTACCTGGCTCAGACCCCTTTGGACAGGGAGCAGGTGAGGATTATACAGACCCCGCAGCTCAGTGTTACCAAAACGCTCAAAGAGGCATTGCAAACCGATCACGTATTTACCGATGACAGCTCTGCCGTTGCTTCCATGGGAGAAAAGGTCTATTTTGTCGAAGGTGCACATGAAGCGCACAAACTGACCACCATTGATGACCTGAAAAAACTTCCCTGTATCAAGGCACCTTCCAAGAGAACACTGACCGGCTTCGGCCTTGATATCCATCCTTTCGAGGAAAGAAAGCCTATGGTTCTCTGCGGCGTACAAATAGACGTGGACTACGGATTCAAGGCTCACAGCGACGGTGATGTCGCCATCCATGCACTCATCGATGCCCTTTTGGGTGCTGCGGGTATGGGCGACATTGGGGAACTTTACCCGGACACCGATGAAAGTTATGCCGGAGCAGACTCGACACGGCTTCTGAGCGATACGGTCAGAAAGATCAGAACACACGGATTTGACATAGGCAATGTCGATATGACCATTCTTGCCCAGGCACCCCGCCTGCTTCCCTATAAAGAGAAGATGAAGCATTCCATCGCATCGCTGCTGGGTATCAGGCCGCATCTGGTGAACATCAAAGCAACCACGGCTGAAAAACTCGGTTTCGTCGGACGCAAAGAGGGTGTTACGGTACATGCCGTAGCAAATTTAACCTATCATAACTGGAAAGAAAAATGA
- a CDS encoding malic enzyme-like NAD(P)-binding protein, whose translation MSTITKEKALEYHKNGKIGIDLTKPCNTQYELSLAYTPGVAIPCLEIEKDENLSFEYTNRGNLVGVISDGTAVLGLGDIGPLAGKPVMEGKSVLFKKFANVDAFDIELDVHETEEIIATCKAIAPTFGGINLEDIKAPKCFEIERRLQEALDIPVFHDDQHGTAIITTAGLINVLDLTGKKVDEIKIVVNGAGAAGISCAKMYQALGVKNIIMCDSKGVISTSRDDLNKYKAEFAVETEDKTLEDAIEGADMFLGLSVAGALTKEMVAKMAPEPIIFALANPVPEILPEEVKEVRDDAIMGTGRSDYPNQTNNVLGFPFIFRGALDVRARKITEGMKMAAAEALAGLAKEPVPYYVKAAYHNDNIEYGKEHIIPLPFNKEALIWVASAVAKAAFEEGVARVDSYDHEAYREKLRCLIYGCPDEEEA comes from the coding sequence ATGTCAACAATCACCAAAGAAAAAGCACTTGAATACCACAAGAATGGTAAGATCGGGATTGACCTTACCAAGCCCTGCAACACGCAGTATGAACTTTCGCTTGCCTATACGCCGGGTGTGGCGATCCCCTGCCTTGAAATAGAAAAAGATGAGAATCTTTCGTTTGAATATACCAACCGCGGTAATCTCGTTGGCGTTATTTCTGACGGAACTGCCGTACTGGGGCTTGGAGATATAGGACCGTTGGCAGGTAAGCCGGTCATGGAGGGGAAGTCGGTCCTTTTCAAGAAGTTTGCCAACGTGGATGCATTTGATATAGAACTGGATGTGCACGAGACCGAAGAGATCATTGCGACATGTAAAGCGATCGCACCGACATTCGGGGGGATAAATCTTGAAGATATCAAAGCACCCAAATGTTTCGAGATCGAAAGACGCCTTCAGGAAGCACTGGATATTCCCGTGTTCCATGACGACCAGCACGGGACGGCTATTATCACGACCGCTGGACTTATCAATGTACTGGACCTGACAGGTAAAAAAGTGGATGAGATCAAGATCGTGGTCAACGGAGCAGGCGCGGCGGGTATCTCCTGTGCAAAAATGTATCAGGCATTGGGTGTGAAGAATATCATTATGTGTGATTCCAAAGGGGTGATCTCGACCAGCAGGGATGACCTGAATAAATACAAGGCTGAGTTTGCCGTTGAAACAGAAGATAAGACCCTGGAAGATGCCATTGAAGGGGCTGACATGTTCCTTGGACTCAGTGTGGCGGGTGCCTTGACTAAAGAGATGGTAGCGAAGATGGCACCCGAGCCGATCATTTTCGCGCTGGCAAACCCTGTACCGGAAATTCTGCCTGAAGAGGTCAAGGAGGTCAGGGACGATGCGATCATGGGAACAGGACGCTCCGATTACCCTAATCAGACCAATAATGTACTGGGATTCCCCTTTATCTTTAGAGGCGCACTTGATGTACGGGCAAGAAAGATTACCGAAGGCATGAAGATGGCAGCGGCTGAAGCACTGGCAGGACTGGCAAAGGAACCGGTCCCTTATTATGTCAAGGCAGCGTATCACAATGACAATATAGAGTATGGAAAAGAACATATTATTCCGCTTCCTTTCAACAAAGAGGCACTTATCTGGGTTGCTTCTGCGGTAGCGAAGGCTGCATTCGAAGAGGGTGTGGCAAGAGTTGACAGCTATGACCATGAAGCCTACAGAGAAAAGCTCAGATGCCTTATCTATGGCTGTCCTGATGAGGAAGAAGCGTAA
- a CDS encoding response regulator, whose product MKIIIVENELYLAQSIASKLVENGFDTEIFSSIKEAMNSNGDVYLLSTNLPGQNTSPLITKFKEKIVILMVSYINNDTVGEPLKLGAKDYIVKPFMIEELLRKIEHYQEYQNLRKKTALYHEYMQNLLKEIKLDFEMEKLTYPLVIQTNYQRLVDKLVFEYAHHNNTLLTFVPLGNNGWKEKIEENGRKSLLYVTEIHLIKKAEREKLFSMLEGHDFILCSTSELETPFPTITLNTDSKLYDQNEILTIDDYVKFIVNSFQYKFPDTELSKKLGISRKSLWEKRKKYDLFKKK is encoded by the coding sequence ATGAAAATAATTATCGTAGAAAATGAACTCTATCTGGCGCAGAGTATCGCCAGCAAACTGGTAGAGAACGGCTTCGATACCGAAATATTCTCTTCGATCAAGGAAGCGATGAACAGCAACGGAGATGTCTATCTGCTCTCCACCAACCTTCCCGGACAGAATACCTCTCCGCTGATCACAAAATTCAAAGAGAAGATCGTTATTCTTATGGTCAGCTACATCAACAATGACACTGTCGGCGAACCGTTGAAACTTGGGGCAAAAGACTACATCGTCAAACCTTTCATGATCGAAGAACTGCTGAGAAAAATAGAGCACTATCAGGAGTATCAGAATCTCAGGAAGAAAACCGCACTTTACCATGAATATATGCAGAACCTGCTCAAAGAGATCAAGCTCGATTTCGAGATGGAAAAACTCACCTACCCCCTTGTCATACAAACCAATTACCAGCGACTTGTGGACAAACTCGTTTTCGAGTATGCACATCACAATAACACACTGCTGACCTTCGTGCCGCTTGGAAACAATGGGTGGAAAGAGAAAATAGAGGAGAACGGCAGAAAGTCACTACTCTATGTCACGGAAATTCACCTCATCAAAAAAGCGGAAAGAGAGAAGCTTTTCTCCATGCTCGAAGGGCATGACTTCATACTCTGCAGCACTTCGGAACTCGAAACACCCTTCCCGACCATCACACTCAATACCGATTCGAAACTCTACGACCAGAACGAGATTCTGACCATCGATGATTATGTTAAGTTCATCGTCAACTCTTTCCAGTACAAGTTTCCCGATACCGAGCTCTCCAAAAAGCTGGGCATCTCTCGAAAAAGTCTCTGGGAAAAAAGGAAGAAGTATGATCTTTTCAAAAAGAAGTAA
- a CDS encoding 4Fe-4S dicluster domain-containing protein, whose translation MKLHFDVASCVRAKSKFSECTKCMDICPDSISMQDNLPTFKTATGVEAAACVGVCPTEAFALSDFSTTEFFFTFLESKVRLISPNINVPCLSVLSVEHLISLALASEEPITLDLSVYDPDSILFEHIEKTIDEANFVLSSFSDKQLETNVDDMPHHPEDDSGSQKIPDQAGNDGSSEEEVLSRRSFLGNVSLKGVIKHKKAFDEAVDADELQRFDIDVSVVEKIKDKQLPDKRKILFTTLKRAGVPDVLEVLPEEEISFVSQKYIDDNCTNCQICYRICPTGALSSDGKFSLIHFDAMLCLKCRLCHDACEPDAIHLQKGFEIKEFFEPTQRTLATFSVKRCNECGNYFTYTGGEVTCPRCMVEEEEAMFLHENAKKMSGEKE comes from the coding sequence ATGAAACTGCATTTCGATGTGGCCTCCTGCGTCAGGGCCAAAAGTAAATTCTCCGAGTGCACCAAATGTATGGATATCTGTCCCGATTCCATTTCAATGCAGGACAATCTGCCCACCTTCAAAACGGCTACAGGAGTGGAAGCGGCTGCCTGCGTAGGCGTATGTCCTACCGAAGCTTTTGCTCTGTCGGATTTTTCGACCACAGAGTTCTTTTTCACCTTTCTGGAATCGAAAGTCAGGCTGATCTCACCCAATATCAATGTACCCTGTCTCTCTGTTCTGAGTGTGGAACACCTCATTTCCCTCGCTCTGGCAAGCGAAGAACCCATTACCCTTGACCTGAGCGTCTATGATCCTGATTCGATCCTTTTCGAACATATTGAAAAGACGATAGATGAGGCCAATTTTGTTTTGTCGAGTTTTTCGGATAAACAGCTTGAAACGAATGTCGATGATATGCCGCATCATCCTGAAGATGACTCAGGATCGCAGAAGATCCCGGATCAGGCTGGGAATGACGGGAGTAGCGAAGAGGAAGTTTTATCGAGACGTTCTTTCCTGGGGAATGTGTCTCTCAAAGGGGTTATTAAGCATAAGAAAGCCTTTGATGAAGCAGTGGATGCCGACGAGCTTCAGCGTTTTGACATCGATGTTTCCGTAGTCGAAAAGATCAAAGATAAACAGCTGCCTGACAAACGCAAGATTCTTTTTACTACACTCAAACGTGCAGGTGTACCTGACGTATTAGAAGTACTTCCGGAAGAGGAGATCAGTTTCGTCTCACAGAAATATATCGATGATAACTGTACGAACTGCCAGATCTGCTACCGCATCTGCCCGACGGGTGCACTTTCATCCGATGGTAAATTCTCACTGATCCATTTCGATGCGATGCTCTGCCTGAAGTGCCGTCTCTGCCACGATGCCTGTGAACCCGATGCGATCCATCTGCAGAAAGGCTTCGAGATAAAAGAGTTTTTTGAGCCGACACAGCGGACACTGGCGACCTTCTCTGTCAAACGCTGTAATGAATGCGGAAATTACTTTACCTACACCGGCGGGGAAGTAACCTGCCCGAGATGTATGGTAGAAGAGGAAGAAGCGATGTTCCTTCATGAGAATGCGAAGAAAATGTCTGGAGAGAAAGAATGA
- a CDS encoding DUF2868 domain-containing protein → MNLASYLDLYALLQTDKSTREEKRAFGLEHEGENPFKLLLLWTQQHRGCLKKPLLSETVTGYLYGTTLILGVVAFFLGLFSGLALLSYSGHEPVNVVYFMAMVILLPIITMTLALFSMLRANASRSFLVHISPAYWMEKVLRLLPGKVKKSLDELQVNPSILNWLVIRRSQLLALIFSIGLLVALLGMVVTKDIAFAWSTTLHVSAQEFHALLETVALPWKSFFPTAVPSLELIEKSQYFRLGEKLDPEMVRNASELGEWWKFLAFATLFYAIILRFFMWMISVIGYRRALKRSFLNLDGAQALLRSMSEPLITTSSPKTEEVFKPKGNHYVREVETFDSSYDLTLGWAMSHDDLVLLNDAMKITSPLLEDVGGTNTLDEDREIVLKAKGEVLFYVKAWEPPTMDFVDFLEDLSKVADRIIVAPVGIPQNGYLPKQNELAMWGRKLQGMGEEKVWLKI, encoded by the coding sequence ATGAATCTGGCATCCTACCTCGATCTCTATGCACTGCTTCAGACTGACAAGAGTACACGCGAAGAGAAACGTGCTTTTGGCCTGGAACATGAGGGAGAGAACCCGTTCAAACTGCTGTTGCTCTGGACGCAGCAGCATCGCGGGTGTCTGAAAAAGCCTTTGCTAAGTGAAACGGTTACGGGATACCTTTATGGGACCACACTGATTTTGGGTGTGGTCGCCTTTTTTCTTGGCCTTTTTTCCGGGCTTGCCCTCCTGAGTTACAGCGGGCATGAACCGGTCAATGTCGTTTACTTTATGGCGATGGTGATACTCTTACCGATTATCACCATGACACTGGCACTTTTTTCCATGTTAAGGGCCAATGCGTCACGCAGTTTCCTGGTACATATCTCCCCGGCATACTGGATGGAGAAGGTCCTGCGTCTGCTTCCCGGGAAAGTGAAGAAGAGCCTTGATGAACTTCAGGTCAATCCTTCTATTCTCAACTGGCTTGTCATCCGACGCTCCCAGTTGCTTGCCCTGATATTTTCTATCGGCCTGCTTGTGGCGCTTCTGGGCATGGTCGTCACCAAAGATATCGCTTTTGCATGGAGTACGACACTGCATGTCAGTGCACAGGAATTCCACGCACTGCTTGAAACGGTCGCTCTGCCATGGAAATCATTTTTTCCTACAGCTGTGCCTTCTCTTGAACTCATAGAGAAGAGCCAATACTTCCGCCTGGGAGAAAAGCTTGACCCGGAAATGGTACGCAATGCTTCAGAACTGGGAGAGTGGTGGAAGTTTCTTGCTTTTGCCACACTTTTCTATGCGATCATTCTACGATTTTTTATGTGGATGATCTCTGTCATTGGCTACCGAAGAGCGCTTAAAAGGTCTTTTCTCAATCTTGACGGAGCGCAGGCACTTTTACGGTCTATGAGCGAACCGCTTATCACGACCTCCTCTCCCAAAACAGAAGAGGTGTTTAAGCCCAAAGGAAACCATTATGTCCGTGAAGTGGAAACGTTTGACAGTTCCTATGACCTGACTTTGGGCTGGGCGATGTCACATGATGACCTTGTCCTGCTCAATGATGCCATGAAGATCACCTCGCCTCTGCTTGAAGATGTAGGTGGGACCAACACGCTCGATGAAGACAGGGAGATCGTTCTCAAAGCAAAGGGAGAGGTACTTTTTTATGTCAAAGCCTGGGAACCGCCTACGATGGACTTCGTTGATTTTCTCGAAGATCTTTCAAAAGTGGCTGACAGGATCATCGTTGCTCCTGTGGGTATACCCCAGAACGGCTATCTGCCCAAACAGAATGAACTTGCAATGTGGGGCAGAAAACTGCAGGGTATGGGAGAAGAGAAAGTGTGGTTGAAGATATGA
- a CDS encoding phosphatidylglycerophosphatase A family protein, which produces MTVQTLFLTFLGTGLSPKAPKAAGTLAALIVGMFILYYLGMDTLFMLTFAVTVIGIFEINKYENSGGEHNAKEIVIDEAAGMWMSLMIALSTAETLNYPYATLFAVFFSFVAFRLFDSWKPSTIGWIHREVKGGLGVMMDDMLSGIAGGLLSVVLLMGIGKLF; this is translated from the coding sequence ATGACCGTACAAACACTTTTTCTGACTTTCCTGGGTACAGGGCTGAGCCCCAAAGCACCTAAAGCCGCAGGAACACTGGCTGCCCTCATAGTCGGTATGTTTATTCTGTACTATCTTGGAATGGACACACTTTTCATGCTCACCTTTGCCGTCACCGTCATTGGTATCTTCGAGATAAACAAATATGAGAATTCTGGCGGGGAACATAACGCTAAAGAGATCGTCATCGATGAAGCAGCAGGAATGTGGATGAGCCTGATGATCGCACTCTCCACTGCCGAGACCCTGAACTACCCCTATGCAACCCTGTTCGCGGTCTTCTTCAGCTTTGTTGCATTCAGACTTTTTGATTCCTGGAAACCCTCCACCATCGGCTGGATACACAGAGAGGTAAAAGGCGGGCTGGGTGTGATGATGGATGACATGCTTTCGGGGATCGCAGGCGGGCTTTTGTCGGTAGTGCTCCTGATGGGGATTGGAAAGTTATTTTAA
- a CDS encoding Mrp/NBP35 family ATP-binding protein: protein MTEENVLEALKNVTYPGFTKDIVTFGFVKDILINDKTIGLTIDITSSADEVKAQLREDATKELQKLGFENININIKAPEAPKQMSNSVSGKNIAPHVKNFVMVSSGKGGVGKSTTSVNLAIAMAMQGKKVGLLDADIYGPNIPRMMGVEDQKPEIQGNKVLPLKAYGVEVMSMGSLMEPGQSLIWRGSMIMKAIEQFLRDILWSELDVLVIDMPPGTGDAQLTLAQSVPVTAGITVTTPQEVSLDDSRRSLDMFQKLHIPTAGIIENMSGFICPECHTESDIFGMGTTEPVAKEYDTHVIARIPIEPEIRVGGDTGMPVTYHKPDSETAKRYQAAATDLLAFIDKVNAEGGADNQAIQPTTPPGVSACSV from the coding sequence ATGACAGAAGAAAATGTACTGGAAGCATTGAAAAATGTGACCTATCCCGGTTTCACGAAAGATATCGTGACATTTGGATTTGTAAAAGACATATTGATCAACGATAAAACCATAGGGTTAACGATTGATATCACATCTTCAGCGGATGAAGTAAAAGCACAGCTTAGAGAAGATGCGACCAAAGAGCTTCAAAAACTTGGATTTGAAAATATCAACATCAATATCAAGGCACCGGAAGCGCCAAAGCAGATGTCAAACTCTGTCAGTGGCAAGAATATAGCACCGCATGTTAAAAACTTTGTAATGGTCAGTTCAGGAAAAGGCGGAGTCGGCAAATCAACGACTTCCGTGAACCTGGCGATCGCGATGGCGATGCAGGGTAAAAAAGTGGGTCTTCTCGATGCGGACATTTATGGACCGAACATCCCCCGTATGATGGGTGTAGAAGATCAAAAACCCGAAATCCAGGGGAACAAAGTACTTCCTTTGAAAGCCTACGGTGTAGAAGTGATGTCCATGGGTTCGCTGATGGAGCCGGGACAATCTCTTATCTGGAGAGGTTCCATGATCATGAAGGCTATCGAGCAGTTCCTCAGGGACATTCTCTGGTCAGAACTTGATGTACTGGTCATCGATATGCCTCCGGGAACAGGTGATGCACAGCTTACACTGGCGCAGTCGGTACCGGTCACGGCAGGTATTACGGTTACGACACCTCAGGAAGTGTCACTTGATGACAGCAGACGTTCACTCGACATGTTCCAGAAACTGCATATCCCGACAGCGGGTATCATCGAGAACATGAGCGGATTTATCTGTCCTGAGTGTCATACGGAGTCAGATATCTTCGGTATGGGAACGACGGAACCGGTAGCCAAAGAGTATGATACGCATGTGATCGCTCGTATTCCTATAGAGCCGGAGATCAGAGTGGGCGGAGATACAGGTATGCCTGTAACCTACCACAAGCCTGATTCCGAAACAGCCAAAAGATACCAGGCAGCGGCGACCGACCTGCTTGCATTCATTGACAAAGTGAACGCAGAAGGCGGCGCAGACAACCAGGCGATACAGCCTACGACACCTCCGGGTGTGAGTGCGTGTAGCGTCTAA
- a CDS encoding sulfate adenylyltransferase — MKKNKSLHIDTEALSTLALVKAGLISPVEGLMNEAEAREVDESKFYKGVPFPFSFILSPTGKRNKEVLQSLKKGDIVDLVNYDKKVGELIVNETFPVDIQKRLHNIYGTNDLSHPGVKNTMARLGEIAVSGEYTVEYPLITDNTKRIQNMITKTGAKHISSMMLAANPFNRAHERMIRQAISDADLLVIFLRKPFTSEGLRYDIRYNSLNTFIDNFLPRNKVIIIPFENSYIFAGFNELILDALLAKNYGCNQLVIGKNHGGLGLYYDKNRLSTVFDLCRNIDIDIKTVDEYVYCDTCKTLVSTQTCPHGQHHHVHYHSESIMKLIQSGVIPPPILVRKEVSANILAALFPERFDNLQELYYSLMPGSGLLEQQSEEQFYMKLIQLYQTSSLT, encoded by the coding sequence ATGAAAAAGAACAAATCTCTCCATATCGACACAGAAGCACTCTCTACCCTTGCCCTTGTAAAAGCAGGACTGATTTCACCTGTTGAAGGGCTTATGAACGAAGCAGAAGCCAGAGAGGTGGATGAAAGCAAATTTTACAAAGGGGTCCCCTTTCCTTTCTCATTCATCCTGTCACCGACAGGCAAACGTAACAAAGAAGTACTTCAAAGCCTGAAAAAAGGCGATATAGTCGACCTGGTCAATTATGACAAAAAAGTGGGTGAGCTTATCGTCAATGAGACCTTTCCTGTCGATATTCAAAAGCGCCTGCATAACATTTACGGCACCAATGACCTTTCCCATCCGGGCGTCAAGAACACAATGGCTCGTCTCGGAGAAATCGCCGTAAGCGGTGAGTACACGGTGGAGTACCCGCTCATTACGGACAATACCAAACGTATCCAAAACATGATCACAAAGACCGGGGCAAAACATATCTCCTCCATGATGCTTGCAGCCAATCCCTTCAACCGTGCCCATGAACGCATGATACGCCAGGCCATCAGCGATGCGGATCTTCTGGTGATCTTTCTGCGAAAACCTTTTACTTCCGAAGGATTGCGCTACGACATCCGGTACAACTCCCTCAATACCTTCATCGACAACTTTCTGCCGCGCAACAAGGTAATCATCATCCCGTTCGAGAACTCCTATATTTTTGCAGGATTCAACGAACTGATACTCGATGCGCTTCTGGCAAAGAACTACGGCTGCAACCAGCTTGTCATCGGGAAAAACCATGGAGGTTTGGGGCTTTACTATGACAAGAACCGCCTGAGTACGGTCTTCGATCTTTGCAGGAATATCGATATCGACATAAAGACTGTCGACGAATATGTCTACTGTGACACCTGTAAAACGCTTGTAAGCACCCAGACCTGTCCGCATGGTCAGCACCACCATGTCCATTATCATTCAGAATCGATCATGAAGCTGATCCAGAGCGGAGTGATACCTCCACCGATCCTGGTCAGAAAAGAGGTTTCCGCCAACATCCTTGCCGCCCTCTTCCCCGAACGTTTCGACAACCTGCAGGAGCTCTACTACTCTCTCATGCCCGGATCAGGCCTGTTGGAGCAGCAAAGCGAAGAGCAGTTCTATATGAAGCTGATCCAACTGTATCAGACATCATCGTTGACATAG
- a CDS encoding DUF3482 domain-containing protein has translation MGQKTAGYGRRESVVEDMTVSHPTFAVVGHPNKGKSSIVSTLAFDDTVQISDTPGTTTKKRSFPLTVDGKVLYELFDTPGFQRARSVLAWLQKHEVTADKRPEVVQAFINEHRDNPRFNDEIELLEPIMNGAGIIYVVDGSKPYGEEYEAEMEILRWTGQPSMALINLIDDTNYVEEWKRALGQYFKMVRLFNPMKATFPQHLSLLESIAQLKEEWIAPVNESIRLFKVYHEQMFERTTQSITRLLHQSLAHVERLPIRSEEATEAEKTLVLERYKAKLRTYEEVSQHRVEQIWHHENLEKAQQALLFDGMDLFSKESASLFGLSRKELLLTGATGGAVTGAGVDLLLGGSTLFLGSAIGAVVGGTSAFFGFSELSDVKVLGQKLGKKYLEAGPMKNVNFPYILLNRALFHAVKIAQRSHAIRDKVVLEMGRDFTDLWMDDPLRKSLEKYHKLFRSGDEVKPEMLKEYEQLIETVLKRLIDRNVL, from the coding sequence GTGGGGCAGAAAACTGCAGGGTATGGGAGAAGAGAAAGTGTGGTTGAAGATATGACAGTCTCACATCCCACTTTTGCCGTTGTGGGCCATCCGAATAAAGGAAAAAGCAGCATCGTCTCGACTCTGGCATTCGATGACACCGTACAGATATCGGATACGCCGGGAACGACAACAAAGAAACGCAGTTTTCCTCTTACTGTTGACGGAAAGGTCCTGTATGAACTTTTTGATACCCCTGGTTTTCAGAGGGCACGTTCAGTACTTGCTTGGCTGCAGAAACATGAAGTGACCGCGGACAAAAGACCTGAAGTGGTACAGGCATTCATAAACGAACACAGAGATAACCCGCGTTTCAACGACGAGATTGAACTGCTCGAGCCCATTATGAACGGAGCGGGGATCATCTATGTGGTGGACGGCTCCAAACCCTACGGAGAAGAGTATGAGGCGGAGATGGAGATACTGCGCTGGACAGGACAGCCCTCCATGGCACTGATCAATCTCATAGACGATACGAACTATGTGGAAGAGTGGAAGAGGGCGCTGGGGCAGTACTTCAAGATGGTACGTCTTTTTAACCCGATGAAAGCGACCTTTCCCCAGCATCTTTCCCTGCTTGAAAGCATCGCGCAGCTCAAGGAAGAGTGGATTGCCCCTGTGAATGAATCGATACGGCTTTTCAAAGTCTATCATGAGCAAATGTTCGAACGGACTACGCAGAGTATTACACGCCTGCTGCATCAGTCACTTGCTCATGTAGAGCGCCTGCCGATCAGATCAGAAGAGGCGACAGAAGCAGAAAAAACACTGGTACTCGAGCGCTACAAAGCAAAGCTCAGGACGTATGAAGAGGTTTCACAGCACAGGGTGGAACAGATATGGCATCATGAGAACCTGGAAAAAGCGCAGCAGGCACTGCTTTTCGACGGGATGGACCTCTTCTCAAAAGAGAGTGCTTCGCTTTTTGGTCTGAGCCGGAAAGAGCTGCTGCTCACCGGCGCGACCGGAGGTGCAGTGACCGGTGCGGGAGTCGATCTGCTGCTGGGAGGCAGTACGCTTTTTCTCGGGTCCGCCATCGGTGCGGTAGTGGGCGGCACAAGTGCTTTCTTCGGTTTCAGCGAACTTTCTGACGTCAAAGTGCTGGGGCAGAAACTGGGAAAGAAATATCTGGAAGCCGGCCCCATGAAGAACGTGAACTTCCCCTACATTCTGCTCAACCGTGCTCTTTTTCATGCCGTGAAAATAGCCCAAAGATCCCATGCGATCAGAGACAAAGTCGTATTGGAGATGGGCCGTGATTTTACCGATCTGTGGATGGATGATCCACTGCGGAAGTCTCTGGAGAAATACCATAAACTCTTCCGTTCGGGAGATGAGGTCAAACCGGAAATGCTGAAAGAATATGAACAGCTCATTGAAACAGTACTGAAACGTCTCATTGACAGGAATGTTCTTTGA